A region of Candidatus Thorarchaeota archaeon DNA encodes the following proteins:
- a CDS encoding 4Fe-4S ferredoxin: protein MSSTREPITPKPPRKRDKVLVILQEQCKQCELCTEFCPKDVLCIDESKYNEKGYHPVTACDIDSCVNCEFCERICPDMAIFLAERDEAREAYEKGDLEKGALIPEFEEEEEED from the coding sequence GTGTCTAGTACTCGAGAGCCAATCACTCCAAAACCGCCGAGAAAGCGGGACAAAGTGCTTGTTATTCTACAGGAACAGTGCAAGCAATGTGAACTATGCACTGAATTTTGTCCAAAAGACGTACTCTGCATCGATGAGAGCAAATACAACGAAAAGGGATATCATCCCGTCACAGCTTGTGACATCGATTCCTGTGTGAATTGCGAATTCTGTGAGCGAATATGCCCAGATATGGCAATTTTCTTAGCTGAAAGAGATGAAGCAAGAGAGGCCTATGAAAAAGGCGATTTGGAGAAGGGAGCGCTCATTCCTGAATTTGAGGAGGAAGAAGAGGAGGACTAG
- a CDS encoding 2-oxoacid:acceptor oxidoreductase subunit alpha: MPEQTMFTMGDIACAEGALHAGCRYFGGYPITPATEIAERMSQRMPEIGGSYVQYEDEIASITSVIGASWTGTKSMTATSGPGVSLMNESIGLAVMTETPLVLVNIMRGAPSTGQPTRGQQGDVMQAKWGSHGDYQIIALTPASVQEMFDQTVKAFNLAEKYRVPVFVLADETVGHMRERLVIPDKDDIEIVNRKKPTVDPSEYLPFKPDEDQIPPMAVFGSEYQFYATGLTHDERGYPTDAEDVQMQLITRLNHKILDHMDDIVEVEEFMLDDADIALIAYGTPSRSGRKAIREVREEGIKAGMLRLKTVWPFPEDIVANLASEVEHIIVAEQNMGQIYHMVRGPAAPTPIHLMQKPTGMPQLPSEIIAKIEEIDSI; encoded by the coding sequence ATGCCTGAGCAAACTATGTTTACAATGGGTGATATCGCCTGTGCGGAAGGAGCGCTGCATGCGGGTTGCAGGTATTTCGGTGGGTATCCCATTACACCAGCGACAGAAATAGCTGAACGTATGTCTCAACGGATGCCAGAAATTGGTGGCTCGTATGTGCAGTACGAGGATGAGATTGCATCAATTACCAGCGTTATAGGGGCATCATGGACCGGTACAAAATCCATGACTGCAACATCCGGACCTGGCGTTAGCCTCATGAATGAATCAATAGGTCTTGCTGTAATGACCGAAACACCATTGGTATTGGTCAATATCATGAGAGGAGCTCCAAGCACAGGACAACCCACACGAGGTCAGCAGGGTGACGTCATGCAGGCCAAGTGGGGTAGTCATGGAGACTACCAAATCATTGCCCTTACTCCAGCTTCAGTCCAAGAAATGTTCGATCAGACAGTGAAAGCGTTCAACTTGGCTGAAAAATATAGAGTGCCTGTTTTTGTACTTGCAGATGAAACTGTAGGTCACATGAGAGAGCGACTTGTCATTCCAGATAAAGATGACATCGAAATAGTCAATCGGAAAAAGCCAACTGTTGATCCTTCAGAGTATCTTCCATTCAAACCAGACGAGGACCAGATTCCTCCTATGGCTGTGTTTGGCTCAGAATATCAGTTCTATGCTACAGGCCTTACTCACGATGAGCGTGGATATCCTACTGATGCCGAAGATGTTCAGATGCAATTGATTACCCGCCTCAATCACAAGATTCTCGATCACATGGACGATATTGTTGAAGTTGAGGAGTTCATGCTTGATGATGCAGACATAGCATTGATTGCCTATGGAACACCATCCCGCAGCGGGCGAAAAGCCATTCGAGAGGTCAGAGAAGAAGGTATCAAGGCGGGTATGTTGAGACTAAAAACTGTATGGCCATTCCCCGAGGACATCGTTGCTAATTTGGCTTCAGAAGTCGAGCATATAATCGTTGCAGAACAGAATATGGGCCAGATATACCATATGGTTAGAGGCCCAGCTGCACCTACACCCATTCACTTGATGCAGAAACCAACCGGTATGCCACAACTTCCAAGTGAGATAATCGCCAAAATCGAAGAGATTGATTCGATTTAA
- a CDS encoding MFS transporter, whose amino-acid sequence MTEESILRSRSGFALIPMQITGGFVLSLYFTFIPLYVYDLYGFIASSLCRTLVAITAISLSWVWGWVSDMFASRKKLLAISMIGQAAFTVLFPLTELVAGSGMFHLAILLFAYMLASLFTSLYNPVRNATITLMEQREERRASNIGAFFLFSSAGWGLGGLLIGYLWDIWPLHLTFLFTAGIHLVAMAIFLVLFQEEDVETEAPPRRGVIESLRNMKPVLFQVTLAILLISVGRGVFLPLFQVKIYEIYGRESFWIGVISALSGLAGAIGSFGYGKLTDRIGDSAALRLGMFGNLGLFLLGILNHPITAALVWIFPIWPLISVSSVSLAAGHSEDTRRGEAQGVIESARSFSGLFSVIGGIAAFLLGAEQDINRLAPFFLSLILFPILAYIPAKRSESKDSEDV is encoded by the coding sequence ATGACAGAAGAATCCATTCTCAGGAGTAGAAGCGGATTTGCACTGATTCCAATGCAGATTACAGGCGGCTTTGTGTTATCACTCTATTTTACATTCATTCCGCTCTATGTATATGACTTGTACGGTTTCATAGCAAGCTCGCTATGCAGAACACTAGTTGCCATTACAGCGATCTCACTCTCGTGGGTGTGGGGCTGGGTATCAGATATGTTTGCATCAAGGAAGAAACTTCTTGCCATTTCCATGATTGGGCAGGCCGCATTCACCGTTCTCTTTCCCCTCACTGAGCTAGTGGCGGGTTCAGGGATGTTCCACTTGGCAATCTTACTCTTTGCATACATGCTTGCTTCGCTGTTTACCTCGCTATATAATCCAGTACGAAATGCCACTATTACATTAATGGAACAGAGGGAGGAACGAAGGGCATCCAATATTGGTGCATTTTTTCTGTTCTCTTCAGCTGGGTGGGGATTGGGCGGGCTACTCATTGGATATCTCTGGGACATCTGGCCACTTCATCTTACATTCTTGTTTACTGCAGGAATTCACCTTGTAGCTATGGCAATTTTTCTAGTCTTGTTTCAAGAAGAGGATGTAGAAACTGAAGCTCCTCCGAGAAGAGGAGTCATTGAAAGCCTTCGAAATATGAAGCCAGTTCTTTTCCAAGTCACACTGGCGATTCTGCTCATCAGCGTAGGTCGAGGAGTATTCTTGCCACTCTTCCAAGTGAAGATATACGAAATCTACGGAAGGGAGAGCTTCTGGATAGGAGTCATCAGTGCCCTCAGCGGATTGGCGGGGGCGATTGGGTCCTTTGGCTATGGAAAGCTAACTGATCGTATAGGTGATTCGGCCGCCCTTAGATTAGGCATGTTCGGTAATCTTGGCCTTTTTCTCCTCGGCATCCTAAATCATCCCATCACAGCGGCTTTGGTTTGGATATTCCCCATCTGGCCACTCATTTCCGTATCTTCTGTTTCCTTGGCTGCTGGCCACTCTGAGGACACCAGACGGGGAGAAGCACAAGGAGTCATAGAAAGTGCAAGGTCGTTTTCCGGGCTTTTCTCAGTGATAGGCGGGATAGCAGCTTTCTTGCTAGGTGCTGAGCAGGATATCAATAGATTAGCTCCATTTTTCTTGTCTTTGATTCTCTTCCCAATTCTAGCATACATTCCTGCAAAGAGAAGCGAGAGCAAGGATTCGGAAGACGTCTAA